The genomic region CGCGGTAGAGACGCGCTGATCGAGCATAATGGTAGAGTGCGACATGTTGCGCGGATCAAATCTCTGTGTGGTGTTACGCGGGATAGGTTGAAGCAGTCAGCCCATCCATGGTGCTTCGCCTGGCCATAGAAATATCGGCCACAGCAAGTGCGAATGTTAAATTGCACCCGTTGCGAAAAGGCGAGAATTTGGGTTGCCCGATGCGATTGTAGTGGATATGCTGACCCTAGCCGCCAGGCCGGTTATGCAGCCCGCAAAATCGAGGTCGCGGCGGTGATCGTGCGCTTGGGTTGCAACCGAATCACCGTTTCGCGCAGCGTAACTACCTCAATGGATCGCGCCAGCTTCAGATGGTTGAGGTGAGCGAGAAACCTTTCGACCATTCGCAAGCCGATGGCCGCATCGGCACGGGCGATCGACGGCGCATCAATGCATGCGTGCCAAATGCCCAGTTTCCAAATGCCGCGATCGAGTGCGCGCCTCAGACGCTGCAATTGAGCGAAATACGGCATCCATCCGCCCCCGTGAAGTGTGGCGCAGATGGGCACTCGCCACACCCCATAACGCACACCCTGGATGCTGTGCGTGCCACTTTGCGACGTAGATCCGCGAATGATCGTTATTCCATGCTTCGCCACTAGATCGACATCGCGCTGCCGCCATTGAGGGTTTTCGGCAATTGTGGTGATATGAAGTCCCGCGCGACGACATTGAAGCAATTGCGCGATAGGGCTTTGATTGGCGTGGCTAGTGGCCTCGATCGCCAGTGCCAGCTCGTGGCTATTGCTGCCAGCAATTCGCCCGACCAGCGAGTGCCGAATGGGATCGCTCACCATCCACGTTGCCGGAAGCTGCTGTTTTTGAAAGCGGTCGTAGAGTTCAATGACGACCGATTCGGTGGCTTCCGCGGATGAGGCAGAATTCGTTGCGGCTTCAGCATTGATGGAGACGGCAATGACCCCACCAGTTGAGGCAGTTGGCATTGTTGATCCTCCGTGCTTCACGTAGGCCAGTCTCTCCAAGACCGTCCCGTGCTGGGGTTCGAAATGGATGCTTCTGGGTCTCGTAAGAGACTCAGCGATGCGCATCTTGCAAAATCGGCGTTTTACGCGCATCGGCTGAAAGGAATCGCAGGCCGCTGCCGTAAGCGGGGTTGGTTTGGCGAAGTGGGGTAAATTTTGCCGGATCGGCCGATCAAATACCGCCCGCTTGGCAATATTCAGGAAGCATGAACTCCTGCCCGCGACTAGCATCGGTCAGCAAATAAGTGCCCATCCTCATCAGTGGAGGCGAGTATACATGCAGAGTCACCGGTTCACGGCCACCGGCTTGCAGATTAGAAATCTGATGCATGTCTTGATCTTCGCTCGCCGTGCGATGACCTTGCGGAAGGTCGCGCGAAAACGTGGCTTTCACGGCGCCGTTCGGCGCAAAGTCGAACAGCGTTTCCGTGGCGGTGCCTAGGAGAATTCTTACGCCGCAGCTTGAGCCGGCATGATCGTGAATCGGTGAACGTTGCCCATTCCTCCAGCACAAGACCAGCACGCTATACCAATCGCCCATCCGAACCAAGTTGCGAGCGTATGCTTTTTCGGAAAACCGCAAATGGCTGGCAACGTCTTCGAGTTCGATTTCTAGCTCTTTCATTTCGCGCATCAAATCATCGACCGGCGCTCGGCCAGTGAGCGTTTCGAGATAGCCGATGAGTTCGTCAAGCGTGCGCGCCATGGATGCTTCGATCATAGTGCAGACGCGCAGCGAAGGTCAATGTTTTCGCTGACGCCATTTGCCAGCAGTTAGTTGTCGTTGGTAACACTTTCAATGGCGATGCCGCAAACCAACGACAACGGACCTCCACTCACAGGGTAATCACGCCAAAGATGATGGAAATTCTGATAATCGAATTAAGCCCGAATTTGTCAGTGCATAGTTTTGTTCAATCCGCATCCCAGCGCGAAGTTCCTTGCCGTAAAGTCCCGGTTCCATCGTGAAGACATCGCCGATTTCTAAGGTGTCGTCCCAGTTAGGATTCAGCCGTGGCGCTTCGTGTGGGCACAGTCCGATGCCATGGCCGAGGTGATGGCCGAATTTCCATCCGCGAAAGCCGTCCAGCATTTCAGCGGCCAAGTCAAAAAGTTGCTGACAGCGCATGCCCGGTCGACACTTGGCCTCGAGCGCCGCGATGGTTTGCTCGATCTGCCGCCACGCGGCTAGTTGAGGTTCACTCGGCTGCCGACCGACAACGAAGCTGCGGCAGAGGTCGCTGTTGTAACCGCGCAAAACGATGGAGAGATCGAGCACCGCAATCTCGCCCGCTTGGCCGGCGCGACGGCGCGGCGGTCCGCCAGGCGAGCAGATTTGGAAATCGTTGCCGATTTCGCCAATGAATTCGCCGACTGCTTCGGCCATGGCGCCTTGAATGACGGCAAACAGTTCCACTTCGGTAATGCCGGGCCGCAGTGCGTCGAAAGCTGCTCGATAGGCGCGCTCAGTGGCCGCGACGGCACAGCGCAGCAGCGCCAACTCGTCTTCATCTTTGGTGCGACGGAGTGTCCAAATCGCCGGTCGTAAGTCTTCGCAGGCCGCCATTGGCCCGAGCGTAAACGGAATGACTCCGTCGCCTCCGAGGCGCTGCGATGAAGAAAGGTCCGGCCGCAGGCAATCGAGCGCTGCACTCCACTGATCGTCCACCAGCGTGCAGAAGCGGTTCGATTCATAGGTGAAAACTTTGTCGGCGGCGATTTCGTGTTCGCCCGCAAAGGGAACGCTAATCGTCGTGCCTCCGTTCCGTTCGATCAGCACAAGTGGATTGTAGAGCGGCCGGCACCAAAATCCGGTAAAATAATAAACGTGCCGTCGGTCGCCGATCAGGGCCACATCCAGCTTGCGTTCGGTTAGCACTTCACGCAAGCGAGCTTGCCGGCCACGGCAGCCCGAAACAGTGAGATTAGGTACATTGAGTGGTTCCATGTTTGTTTCACTCCGTGAATAGCATCAATCGCAATTTTAACAATGTCGTTGCACCATCCTACCTCGACCTGCCATTGAGAGGAAGCAATGCGAACCAATTGCCGCAACGGTCTTTTCGCTGGTTTCGCCAAACGGCTCCTCGGTGCAACGATTTTCTTCGCCGTCGGCGAAATGTTGTTGGCCGATGACGTCGTCCAGATGCCCTGGATTGCGGTTTCGGCCGATAGGCGTGGGTTTGCTACCCTGCCCAGCGGCAAATCGTTTGTTCCGTACGGCTTCAATTACGATCACGATGAAGCGGGCCGCCTGATTGAAGACTATTGGGGGGCCGAGTGGAAAAAAATCGAGGACGATTTTGCGGAAATGAAAACGCTGGGTGCGAATGTCGTGCGGGTTCATTTACAGCTCGGTAAATTCATGGCCACCGCCGATCGGCCCAACGAGCAGTCGCTCGCACGACTGGCGAAGCTGATGTCGCTCGCCGAGCAAATGGAGTTGTATCTCGATCTCACCGGGCTTGGCTGTTATCACAAGCATGATGTGCCAGCATGGTACGAAAAGCTGGATGAGTCCGCGCGCTGGGAAGTTCAAGCGAATTTTTGGAAAGCGGTCGCGGCGCAATGTGCCGACAGCCCAGCGGTTTTTTGCTTCGATCTCATGAACGAACCCGTCGCGCCGGCGAATAACGATCATCAAGATTGGCTAGGCCCGGCGTTTGCCGGCAAACATTTTGTCCAGATGATCGGGCTAGAGACTCGCGACCGCCCGCGCTCAGAAATCGCCCGCGCGTGGATTGCCAAGCTCGTCGCGGCAATTCGCACGGTCGATCGGCGGCATTTGGTGACAGTGGGCTTGGTCGACTGGAGCCTCGACCGGCCGGGGCTAACCTCTGGTTTTGTGCCCAAGCAAATTGCCGGCGAGTTGGATTTCCTGTGCGTGCACTTGTACCCAGAAAAAGATCGCGTCGATGCAGCGCTAAAAACGCTTCAAGGCTTTGCTGTCGGCAAGCCGGTCGTGATCGAAGAAACCTTTCCGCTAAAATGTTCGCAAGCAGAATTTCGCCGTTTTCTCAATCGTTCAGAGGAAATGGCGGCTGGTTGGATCATGTTCTACTGGGGTACGCCTGTGGGTGAATTGCGCAGCTCGACAGGGATCGAAGATGCGATACTACTGCAATCGCTGGAAGCGTTCCAGCAACATCTTGAACAGTTGCGATCTGCGCAAGCGACACCGCCATGCAACCAGGGTTGATTCGGAGTCGGTTGATGCAGCAGATATGCCTCGCATTGGTCGTTCTTGCGCTGGTCGCGCTTCGCGGCATCGCGTCGGATTATTACGCGATTGAGGTTGTCGACGCCGACACCGATCGTGGCGTTCCGATGGTTGAGCTGCGCACGGTGAATGACATCGTTTACTATACCGATTCAGCCGGATGGGTTGCGTTTCGCGAGCCGGGACTGATGGATCGCCAGGTGTTTTTTGCCGTAAAGAGCCACGGCTACGAATATGCGGCCGATGGGTTTGGCATCTGCGGCGCGCGGTTGAAGCCCGTGGCCGGCGAAAAGGCGACACTAAAGATCAAGCGTTTGAATATTGCCGAACGTTTGTATCGAGTGACTGGCGAGGGCATTTATCGCGATAGTGTGCTCCTCGGCCGCAAGTCGCCGATCGAGCAGCCGCTCTTGAATGGCGGCGTCCTTGGGCAAGACAGCGTTCGAGCGGCGATCTATCGCAACAAATTGTTTTGGATTTGGGGCGATACGACGCGTGCGAAATATCCACTGGGAAATTTCCGCACGACGGCGGCGACTTCCCTTCTTCCTGGCACAGCGGCAAACCGCGGAGGGCTAGATCCTTCCCTCGGCGTAAACTTGCACTACTTCGTCGACACCCGCGGCGTCAATCGCGCCATGGCGCCGGTCGAATCGATCGAAGGGCCAGGAATGGTTTGGCTCGGCGGATTGGTCGTGCTGGCCGACAACGAAGGACGCGACCGATTAATCGCCAGCTATGCGCGACTGAAATCCCTCAACAAGCCGCAGGAGCGCGGATTGGTGGTCTTCGACGACCAAGCAGAGATCTTTCGCCGACTTTGCCAGTTCGACGTGGATGCGCCGATGTATCTGGAAGGGCATCCGATCCGAGTCGAAGAGCGCGGCACGCCCTATTTCTATTGCAACTATAGCGTTCCCTATACAATGCGCGTGCGAGCCGATTGGGATGCGATCCAAGACCCGGCAGAGTTCGAAGGCTTTACATGCCTGCTACCGCAGACGCGATTTGCCGGCGCTCAGAGCCAGATCGAACGAGACGCCGCAGGCAAACCGGTTTGGGCGTGGAAAAAGAACACGCCACCACTTTCCGCCGACGATCAAGCGGCACTCCTCAAGGCCCGTCTTCTTGCCGACGACGAAACGCGACTGCTCTTCCGAGACATCGACAGCGGCAAACCGGTGAAGGCGCACGCCGGCTCGATCCGCTGGAACGAGTTTCGCAAAAACTGGATTGCCATCTTCAGCGAGTACGGCGGCCACTCGATGCTCGGTGAGATCTGGTTCGCCGAAGCCCCGCAGCTTACGGGGCCGTGGTCGGGGGCCAAGAAAATCATCACCCATGACGCCTACAGCTTCTACAATCCCGTGCAGCACCCTTTCTTCGACCAAGACGGCGGCCGGCTGATTTACTTGGAAGGCACGTACTCGGCCACGTTCTCAGGCAACAGCAACCACACGCCGCGGTACGATTACAACCAGATAATGTACCGGCTGGATTTGGGCGACCCTCGGCTGAAGCTGATGACAGGCGAACGGTAGTCATAGTTCCGCGCCGCGACCGTCAATGATCGCCCCGTGTTGACTGGTTGTGGCACGGTCTCCCTCTCCCGAACGTGCCAATTGCTCGACCTATGGCTGCCGAGAATTGCGCAGAAACGGGCCTTAGGAGACCTTTGGTCGAGTCCGCGATGTGGTTGTCGGGAGAACCGCACACAGCAAGAGAAATCGACGATTTTCCAGGGCATTTCGGCGTCTAATTCGTCTGGCGAGCGTTTTCTACAGCCGTTATGATGCTAGAAAGCCCACGAAACCGCGGGCCGTTGCAGGGGGTGCCTATTGTGGGAGATTTGCCGTGTTGCAAGCTTTCAATCGTCAGCGTTTGGCGTGGGTGTCGGTAGGGGTTTTGATTGGTTTCTTGCTGGCGGCGCTGATGCCCGCGCGGCCGCTCCATGCAGTGGCTACGCACGGTGCCGATGGCTTCGCACTGGCCACCGGCTTGATCGACGCCAATATCGAAGGCGTTTATTTTCTCGACTATCTGACGGGCGACTTGAAAGGTGCCGTGCTGAACTTGAACAACGGTCAATTCACCACCTTCTACGAATACAACGTACTGAGAGACCTGCAAGTGGAAGGAGGCAAAGCGCCGAAATTTTTGATGGTCACCGGTCTAGGCGAACTACGACTGCGAGCGAATCAGTTTCAGCCAGGCGAATCGATCATCTACGTGATGGAAGCGACCAGCGGCACACTGGCCGCCTATGCGGTTCCGTGGAATCGCGGCAGGGCAACCTTGCCTAGTTCTGCGCCGCAGAACAACGGCTTTGTGTTGCTCAATGTGACAAAGTTCCGCAACATCGCCGTGCGACCGCAATGAGCTGGCAGGCATCGTATGCACGGTAGTCCGCGACTTTTCGCGTAATATTCTCATCGTCCAACGAGTATATCGCCCGAACGAACATCGATTGCCATGGCGACGTGGACGGGGCCGACTTCATCGTCGCTTGGCAGACTTATTTTCCGCAAGCGCCGAGCGCTGCATTCGTGTCGGAACCGGCGGCGATGTGGCTTGTAAGGATAGGCTACCTCATTGCTATCATCGATCATCGACTGCGGATGCCTGAGGTCAACTGGTGCGATGGCAAGCATGGATCGATGGCGATATCTCGGACGCTTGAGGGTCCGCGATGAATTGTATTGCGCTTAATACGGAACTGGGCCTACCATGGGGTTGCCGAGTGCGACCGTTGAGAATCGCGGAATGACTCTACGAAGAGGTTGCCTTCGCGAACCCTTGCCGTCACGGCCCCTGACATCGCCGTATTCCATACTTTCGCGGCACGTCGTTCATACGCCTGCCTCACCGATGCCGAATCATCTCCGCGCCCGCCGCTGATTACGACATGATTCGGCAAGCACCAGGCAGCGAAACCCGGTGGGTCGCTGTGGGAACTGCCGTGGTGAGGCGCGAGAACGATATTGCAATCCAGACGCGGTTCGTTCATCAGCGCTTCGAGGCCGGGCGATTCCAAATCGCCTGTCAACAAAATGCGTTTGCCGGAGTACTCCAGGAGCAACACGATACTGTTCGCGTTGTCGGAACCCGCGATGCGATGCTGCGGCGGATGTAGAACATCAATGCTCACGTCGTTATCGATTTGCAATCGATCGCCGGCAAACAATTCGTGAAGCTGCGCACCACTGCGATCGAAGCTTTGCCGCAGAGCGCGCAGAGCGGGAGTTTGGTCTTCAAACATTCCCGGACCAACGTAGATGACCCCGACATTAAACTTGTCGAGCAAGCCGGGCAGTGCATTGAAATGATCGGCGTCGGCATGAGACACAATGATTGCATCGAGATGCATGATCCGCCGCGACCAAAGGTAACTGCTGATCGACCGTTCGGCAGCCAACGGCG from Pirellulales bacterium harbors:
- a CDS encoding cellulase family glycosylhydrolase, encoding MRTNCRNGLFAGFAKRLLGATIFFAVGEMLLADDVVQMPWIAVSADRRGFATLPSGKSFVPYGFNYDHDEAGRLIEDYWGAEWKKIEDDFAEMKTLGANVVRVHLQLGKFMATADRPNEQSLARLAKLMSLAEQMELYLDLTGLGCYHKHDVPAWYEKLDESARWEVQANFWKAVAAQCADSPAVFCFDLMNEPVAPANNDHQDWLGPAFAGKHFVQMIGLETRDRPRSEIARAWIAKLVAAIRTVDRRHLVTVGLVDWSLDRPGLTSGFVPKQIAGELDFLCVHLYPEKDRVDAALKTLQGFAVGKPVVIEETFPLKCSQAEFRRFLNRSEEMAAGWIMFYWGTPVGELRSSTGIEDAILLQSLEAFQQHLEQLRSAQATPPCNQG
- a CDS encoding cysteine dioxygenase family protein yields the protein MARTLDELIGYLETLTGRAPVDDLMREMKELEIELEDVASHLRFSEKAYARNLVRMGDWYSVLVLCWRNGQRSPIHDHAGSSCGVRILLGTATETLFDFAPNGAVKATFSRDLPQGHRTASEDQDMHQISNLQAGGREPVTLHVYSPPLMRMGTYLLTDASRGQEFMLPEYCQAGGI
- a CDS encoding aminopeptidase P family protein encodes the protein MEPLNVPNLTVSGCRGRQARLREVLTERKLDVALIGDRRHVYYFTGFWCRPLYNPLVLIERNGGTTISVPFAGEHEIAADKVFTYESNRFCTLVDDQWSAALDCLRPDLSSSQRLGGDGVIPFTLGPMAACEDLRPAIWTLRRTKDEDELALLRCAVAATERAYRAAFDALRPGITEVELFAVIQGAMAEAVGEFIGEIGNDFQICSPGGPPRRRAGQAGEIAVLDLSIVLRGYNSDLCRSFVVGRQPSEPQLAAWRQIEQTIAALEAKCRPGMRCQQLFDLAAEMLDGFRGWKFGHHLGHGIGLCPHEAPRLNPNWDDTLEIGDVFTMEPGLYGKELRAGMRIEQNYALTNSGLIRLSEFPSSLA